Proteins encoded within one genomic window of Brenneria nigrifluens DSM 30175 = ATCC 13028:
- the dnaE gene encoding DNA polymerase III subunit alpha translates to MAEPRFVHLRVHSDYSMIDGLAKVGPLVKKAASLGMPALAITDFTNLCGLVKFYGGAHGAGIKPIIGADVYVASEELGDELAHLTLLAMDNEGYQNLTLLISHAYQRGYGAEGPTIDRHWLIEKNSGLLLLSGGRNGDVGKFMLRGNQTQAEQCLAFYQQYFPDRYYLELIRTGRPDEESYLHAAVELATRYGLPVVATNDVRFISEEDFDAHEIRVAIHDGYTLDDPKRPRNYSPQQYMRTEEEMCQLFADIPEGLANSVEIAKRCNVTIRLGEYFLPQFPTGDMTTEDYLVKRAKEGLEERLEFLFPDPQERAQKRLEYDERLDIELQVINQMGFPGYFLIVMEFIQWSKDNNVPVGPGRGSGAGSLVAYSLKITDLDPLQFDLLFERFLNPERVSMPDFDVDFCMEKRDLVIDHVADMYGRDAVSQIITFGTMAAKAVIRDVGRVLGHPYGFVDRISKLVPPDPGMTLEKAFAAEPQLPEIYEADEEVKALIDMARKLEGVTRNAGKHAGGVVISPTKITDFAPLYCDAEGNHPVTQFDKSDVEYAGLVKFDFLGLRTLTIIDWALEMINARRAKQGQEPIDIASIPLDDKKSFDMLQRSETTAVFQLESRGMKDLIKRLKPDCFEDMIALVALFRPGPLQSGMVDNFIDRKHGREAISYPDIEWQHESLKPVLEPTYGIILYQEQVMQIAQVLAGYTLGGADMLRRAMGKKNPVEMAKQRGGFEDGAKSRGVDGELAIKIFDLVEKFAGYGFNKSHSAAYALVSYQTLWLKAHYPAEFMAAVMTADMDNTDKVVGLVDECWRMGLKILPPDINSGLYHFHVNDDGEIVYGIGAIKGVGEGPIEAIIEARNQDGYFKELFDLCARTDIKKLNRRVLEKLIMSGAFDRLGPHRAALMNSLGDALKAADQHAKAEAIGQVDMFGVLADAPEQVEQSYSTVAPWPEQVVLDGERETLGLYLTGHPITQYLKEIERYAGGVRLKDMHPTERGKMTTAVGLVLAARVMVTKRGNRIGVCTLDDRSGRLEIMLFTDALEKYQHLLEKDRILIASGQVSFDDFSGGLKMTVRELMDISEAREKYARGLAISLTDRQIDDQLLNRLRQSLEPHRSGTIPVNLYYQREDARARLRFGAAWRITPTDALLNDLRTLVGNEQVELEFD, encoded by the coding sequence ATGGCCGAACCACGTTTTGTTCACCTGCGTGTTCACAGTGACTATTCCATGATCGACGGGCTGGCGAAGGTCGGGCCGCTGGTAAAGAAAGCGGCGTCGCTGGGCATGCCGGCGCTGGCGATTACCGATTTCACCAACCTGTGCGGGCTGGTGAAGTTTTATGGCGGCGCGCATGGCGCCGGCATCAAGCCGATTATCGGCGCGGATGTCTACGTCGCCAGCGAAGAATTGGGCGATGAACTCGCTCATCTCACGCTGTTGGCGATGGATAATGAAGGCTACCAGAATCTGACGCTGCTGATTTCCCATGCTTATCAACGCGGCTACGGGGCCGAGGGTCCGACGATAGATCGCCACTGGCTGATTGAGAAAAATAGCGGATTGCTGCTGCTCTCCGGCGGCCGCAACGGCGACGTCGGCAAGTTTATGCTGCGCGGCAATCAGACGCAGGCCGAACAGTGCCTGGCGTTCTATCAGCAATATTTCCCCGATCGTTATTACCTGGAGCTGATCCGCACCGGGCGCCCGGATGAAGAAAGCTATCTGCACGCCGCCGTGGAACTGGCGACCAGATACGGCCTGCCGGTGGTGGCGACCAACGACGTCCGCTTTATCAGCGAAGAGGATTTCGACGCCCACGAAATCCGCGTCGCCATCCACGACGGTTATACGCTTGACGATCCCAAACGGCCGCGCAACTACAGTCCGCAGCAATATATGCGCACCGAAGAGGAGATGTGCCAGCTGTTTGCCGATATCCCCGAGGGATTGGCCAACAGCGTCGAAATCGCCAAACGTTGCAACGTGACCATCCGCCTGGGCGAATACTTCCTGCCGCAATTCCCGACCGGGGATATGACCACGGAAGATTATCTGGTCAAACGGGCGAAAGAAGGGCTGGAAGAGCGTCTGGAATTCCTGTTTCCCGATCCGCAAGAGCGGGCGCAGAAACGCCTGGAATATGATGAACGCCTGGATATCGAGCTGCAAGTCATCAACCAGATGGGCTTCCCCGGCTACTTCCTGATCGTGATGGAGTTTATCCAGTGGTCCAAGGATAACAATGTGCCCGTCGGTCCTGGGCGCGGGTCGGGCGCCGGTTCGCTGGTGGCCTACTCGCTGAAGATCACCGATCTGGACCCTCTGCAGTTTGACCTGCTGTTCGAACGCTTCCTCAACCCCGAGCGCGTCTCCATGCCGGACTTCGACGTCGACTTCTGCATGGAAAAGCGCGACCTGGTTATCGATCACGTCGCCGATATGTACGGCCGCGACGCGGTATCGCAGATTATTACCTTCGGCACCATGGCCGCCAAAGCGGTGATCCGCGACGTGGGCCGGGTGCTGGGCCATCCTTACGGTTTTGTCGATCGCATTTCCAAACTGGTGCCGCCCGACCCGGGGATGACGCTGGAAAAAGCCTTTGCGGCGGAACCGCAGCTGCCTGAAATCTACGAGGCGGATGAAGAGGTCAAGGCGCTAATTGATATGGCGCGCAAGCTGGAAGGCGTAACGCGCAACGCCGGCAAACACGCCGGCGGGGTGGTTATCTCCCCCACCAAAATCACCGACTTCGCCCCGCTGTACTGCGATGCGGAAGGCAACCATCCGGTCACCCAGTTTGATAAAAGCGACGTCGAATATGCCGGGCTGGTGAAGTTCGACTTCCTCGGCCTGCGTACGCTGACCATCATCGACTGGGCGCTGGAGATGATTAACGCGCGCCGGGCGAAGCAGGGTCAGGAGCCGATAGATATCGCCTCCATTCCGCTGGATGACAAGAAGAGTTTCGACATGCTGCAACGCTCGGAAACCACGGCGGTGTTCCAGCTTGAATCGCGCGGCATGAAGGACCTGATCAAACGCCTGAAGCCCGACTGCTTTGAAGATATGATCGCGCTGGTGGCGCTGTTCCGCCCCGGTCCGCTGCAGTCCGGCATGGTGGATAACTTTATCGACCGCAAACACGGGCGCGAGGCCATCTCCTATCCGGATATCGAGTGGCAGCACGAATCGCTGAAACCGGTGCTGGAGCCGACCTACGGCATTATCCTGTATCAGGAACAGGTAATGCAGATCGCCCAGGTGCTGGCGGGCTATACCCTGGGCGGCGCGGATATGCTGCGTCGCGCCATGGGTAAAAAGAACCCGGTCGAAATGGCCAAGCAGCGCGGCGGTTTTGAAGACGGCGCGAAGTCGCGCGGGGTGGACGGCGAACTGGCGATCAAAATCTTCGACCTGGTGGAGAAATTCGCCGGCTACGGATTTAACAAATCGCACTCCGCCGCCTATGCGCTGGTCTCCTACCAGACTCTGTGGCTGAAGGCGCACTATCCGGCCGAGTTTATGGCGGCGGTGATGACCGCCGATATGGACAACACCGATAAAGTGGTCGGGCTGGTGGACGAATGCTGGCGCATGGGGCTGAAAATCCTGCCGCCGGACATCAACAGCGGTCTTTATCATTTCCACGTCAACGACGACGGCGAGATCGTTTACGGCATCGGGGCGATCAAGGGCGTCGGCGAAGGGCCGATTGAAGCGATTATCGAAGCGCGTAATCAAGACGGCTATTTCAAAGAGCTGTTTGATCTGTGCGCCCGTACCGATATCAAGAAACTGAACCGCCGGGTGCTGGAAAAGCTGATTATGTCCGGGGCGTTCGACCGCCTGGGGCCGCATCGCGCCGCGCTGATGAACTCGCTGGGCGATGCGCTGAAGGCCGCCGATCAGCACGCCAAGGCGGAAGCCATCGGCCAGGTGGATATGTTTGGCGTGCTGGCCGATGCGCCCGAACAGGTCGAACAGTCCTACAGTACGGTTGCGCCCTGGCCGGAACAGGTGGTGCTGGACGGTGAGCGGGAAACGCTGGGGCTCTACCTGACCGGCCATCCGATCACCCAGTACCTTAAGGAGATCGAACGTTACGCCGGCGGCGTGCGTTTGAAAGATATGCACCCGACGGAACGGGGCAAAATGACCACTGCCGTGGGCCTGGTACTGGCCGCCAGGGTAATGGTCACCAAGCGGGGAAACCGCATTGGCGTTTGTACTCTGGACGATCGTTCCGGTCGTCTGGAAATCATGCTGTTCACCGATGCGCTGGAGAAATATCAGCATTTACTGGAAAAAGACCGTATCCTGATCGCCAGCGGGCAGGTCAGCTTTGACGACTTCAGCGGCGGGCTTAAAATGACCGTCCGGGAGTTGATGGATATTAGCGAAGCGCGGGAAAAATATGCGCGCGGACTTGCTATCTCGCTGACTGACAGGCAAATTGATGACCAACTATTAAACCGTCTCCGCCAATCGCTGGAACCTCATCGATCGGGGACGATCCCGGTGAATCTCTATTACCAGCGTGAAGATGCGCGCGCCCGGTTGCGTTTCGGCGCGGCATGGCGCATAACGCCGACGGATGCGTTGCTGAACGATCTGCGCACGTTAGTAGGTAATGAACAGGTGGAACTGGAATTTGACTAA
- the rnhB gene encoding ribonuclease HII, translated as MSETFTYPPAYCRIAGVDEVGRGPLVGAVVTAAVILDPARPIIGLADSKQLSEKRRLALYDEIKEKALSWSLGRAEPEEIDRLNILHATMLAMQRAVAGLALTPDLVLIDGNRCPALPIPAQAVVKGDSRVAEISAASIMAKVTRDSEMVALDKLFPAYGFAQHKGYPTAFHLEKLAALGATAFHRRSFAPVKRALGLA; from the coding sequence ATGAGCGAGACCTTTACTTACCCGCCGGCGTACTGCCGTATCGCCGGGGTTGATGAAGTGGGGCGCGGCCCGTTGGTGGGCGCCGTCGTCACCGCCGCGGTGATCCTCGATCCCGCCCGGCCGATTATCGGTCTGGCGGATTCAAAACAGCTGAGTGAGAAACGCCGGCTGGCGCTGTATGATGAAATAAAGGAAAAAGCGCTTTCCTGGAGTCTTGGCCGGGCGGAGCCTGAGGAAATAGACCGCTTGAACATCCTGCACGCCACCATGCTGGCGATGCAGCGGGCCGTGGCCGGGCTGGCGCTGACGCCCGATTTGGTGTTGATCGACGGGAATCGCTGTCCTGCCTTGCCGATACCGGCGCAGGCGGTGGTGAAAGGGGATAGCCGCGTGGCGGAGATCAGCGCGGCCTCCATTATGGCGAAGGTGACGCGCGACAGCGAGATGGTGGCGCTGGATAAACTTTTCCCCGCCTACGGTTTCGCGCAGCACAAAGGCTATCCCACCGCTTTTCATCTCGAGAAGCTGGCGGCTTTGGGCGCCACCGCGTTTCACCGCCGGAGTTTTGCTCCGGTGAAACGGGCGCTGGGACTGGCGTAA